In Lolium rigidum isolate FL_2022 chromosome 7, APGP_CSIRO_Lrig_0.1, whole genome shotgun sequence, the DNA window tataaatatgtacctagggtttatggaataaacaacaactcacgttcaaccccaaaaacaaaccaatctcggcgcatcgccaactccttcgtctcgagggtttctatcgtaagcgacatgctgcctagatcgcatcttgcgatctaggcagcacaagccccacgttgttcatgcgttgctcgtaccgaagcgcttttgatggcgagcaacgtagttatcattagatgtgttagggttagcattgttcttcgtttaagcatgcttacgtagtgcaacccttgcatatctagccgtcctcacgcctatctcaggtgtggggcggcaccccgcttgatcattatttagtagatctgatccgttacgattgctccttgttctacaaggattagtttaatatccgcaatagtttggccttacaaaggggggaggatcccgtggcacgtagggtggcgttcgcaagtcctaaacgggatgttcctaggatcaacttcatgttggttttttggccttgtttaggatcggctcacgagcaccgtgcgtggccatctggcccaacctggagtaggatgatccgattatgtggtgcaaaccctaaatcgtcgtagatctcattaacttcatcttgatcaagcaggaccaccaagtattcgtacaccccgtacggatcatgggtggatcggctctttgagccgattcacaggataacctgagagccgatcgaggctcgtatttaacgtttacatgtatgccccgcagaaactaagcgaggcaatctcatcaccttcccgaccaggtataggtcaggtggcacgcccttgcacttcgcaacgccgcgtgtgacccgaagagcattgcgggccgtcgctcggaggggtctcagccagccgcagctctaggctccccccggctctacagtgttgacaaggccgctgcccgccggtgggttttggcagtcaacagttgtATAATAACTAGACAATTTATTGTTGAATTATTTGGATTTGTTTATCTTATTGTTTATTGTGAAACCTGCTTGCACCGACGGCCAGTGCGCTGCATTTTACCGCGCCTGTTGGGGTGGTTTTGTCTTTTTTGGCGCGCGGTTTTTAGCGTTTTTGATGGAGGAGAAACCGGCGACGCGTGCTATATGAAGATGCAGCGTGCTGCAAATCCGTTTAGCACGGCGCGTTCTAGCGCCTCTGTTATAGTTGTTGTTACGTGCATTTATAATTGCATAATGGTTGAATATATATTAgagttttgcaatcatataaagaaAAACTAACCATGATGACCATCTTATTACTCAGGCCCATAGAAATCATTATATGCCATTGACTCCTACAAAACATTAGCAACCAAACACAAGTAGATTCGTTTGTCAACCCAATTCAATTTATTTCTTCCTTCTCTACACGAAACCCTTCGACATGAACATTGAAGTTCCTCTGTCCGTCAATGAAAGCTACCCCTACAAGCTAGATACAGAGGTGGAGTACCGTCCTCTTTGTCGAGCAACCTCCCCTTCTCACCCCTACATGGTAGTCCTGCCACTTCCTCTTGGTATACGAATACTTTTGGTCTACTACATAATAAAATACTAGTATTTATACTAAAGTTTAATATTTTGTAATCCATGCGAGTTTGATTAGTATTGTAGGTGTTGCTTAGTTGGCACAATAAACAACTTAACATTGTCTAAATGAAGATTTTGTTATCCAACCCTAACATCTATTGAAAAATCATTTATGTTAGTATTTCCTTTTTTAGACACcatccctttttattttatttttatatattaAACAACCAAATGAAcaaaaataataaatgacaaAATCATTGCCTCCAATGATTTATTTGTCACACTTTAAAATGGTGTGTTTATACTTGAAATGGAGGCAAAAGCTGCCTCATTCATTAATTAAAAAAAAAGTGCCCAGTTTTTAGGGGAAAATCGGCGAAAACCATAACAACAGGGCCAAACCCACATAAACCACACCCACACTCACAACCAACCCTAACAAACCAACCCTAACCAACACAAAGAACCACATGGAGGCACGAATAAACTCCAGCACGACACTGCAACACCACGCTGAAAAATACATGCCATAACATTGGAGGCACCCATCAATCAACCGCGGATTCAGGATAGGTAGCAACCAAGATCAcgagaaaatcgcaaacctctCTAGCGACGACACCTCCAGGCACCGTTGGCAGCAAGTCTGACTtggcaaccccaacaccaataggaACCACATGCCTCACTTCCTCGACAGGAGTCATAACCTCACCACCACCCAACTCCAAGAGCTTAGGCACCACAGATGAATCCCCACACAACTCATGTAGCTTTGACGTGATCTCAGCCATCGATgacatatgtctattttgatattCTTAAATATCGTGGTAGATATATATCTAAAGAGATTGCTATAAAAATGTCGCGAGAGAGCTTTCAAGTTCATAAAGGTATAATAAACTAGAATTTCAAAGAATACAAGGTATTTACAAGCGGTATATGAGCTAGTTATTAGCACTCTTCTTATGGGGGTTTCATGAAAAATTTGCCCTAAGTGACTCAATGGGTTCAATTGTCATTTCACAATGTGTGAGTGCTTTGTACCTTCGTATCGAAATAGCACAGGTTATGTCAAATGTAAAATAAGTTATTCATATCAGTTCTTTTCTTAGTTTGATCTACACTCTTCAATTATAAGGTTCAATTGAAAAAAAATGGTGACTTGCTCTCCTAACCTGTTCAAAACTAACACTATTGTTAAAAATTTATGTGTTCACTTTTTACTTGAAACGTTATTTACCAAAGCTATTGATGTACATTATAATTgatcattttgggacggagggagtatatgtttaCTTGTTCTCCCCACTCCCCAGTAGAGTGTAATGTACAGTACCCCCAAACctcgtttttttgttttgtttcagttAGATGTTTGAGCTAAATGAACTGATGAACAAATGGTAGCACGAGCAACGCCAATCTTTGTAACAGAACAACAAATTTGGCATCAACTTGTTGAACCCTAAATCTGACGAAACAAGCTAGGTTTGGGTAACTGAGAATTGAGGACCCATGGCCAAAAATGGAAGCAACCTGTTTTGTTCCAATTCCAACGCAGGCAACACAAGAAATGGTCAGCACAATTCCTACGGTCGAGGTTCACACCTCATGTTTCCCAAACTGAAGTGTCTTTTTTAGAGTCATGTCCGAGACTATTTATGCCGACAAGAAGAAAGCGGGCAAGAAAAACGGGACGCAAGAAGCCGCCTAATTCGAGGATTGGATTAGGCGCTTCTTCGTCCCACATTCCGTCCCTTTCATCCGGAACattagcatcatcatcatcatcaaacaGCAGCCGGTCCGATCATGGATGGGTTGGTAGGCATCTTGAAGGTGCGTGTGGTGCGTGGGATCAACCTCGCATACCGCGACGCAAGAGGCAGTGATCCATATGTTGTCCTTCGCCTCGGCAAGCAGGTATGGCATCTCCATTGTTCTCGATTTCTCGTAGTGTTTCCTGATCTAAATCGTATTGCAGAAAGTGAAGACAAGTGTGAAGAAGAGATCCGTGAACCCTATCTGGCATGAAGACCTATCCCTGTCGATCACAAATCCTAATGCACCAATCAAGCTTGTAAGCAGCTTTAATTTAATCTGCGTGCAAACAAGAATGCTGATTGAGCAAAAATATTTGTTTTTTTACCAGTCACTGACAGATTGTTGTTTTGAAAAATTATGAATCCAGGCGGTGTTCGACAAGGACACCTTCAGCAAAGACGACCCGATGGGAGACGCGGAGATCGAGGTAGAGCCCTTGGTGGAGTTCCTGCACATGGCCACCGAGGACATGCGGAACGGCACCGTGATGCGCTCGATCCGGCCGAGCAGCCGGAACTGCCTCGCGGAGGAGAGCAAGGTGTGCTGGAAGAACGGGAGGTTCGTCCAGGACGTGATCCTGCGCCTGAAGAACGTCGAGAGCGGCGAGATACAGCTGCAGCTGCAGTGGGTGAGTATGCCCGGCAGGAAGTGATCCACGGCCGATGGATCGATCCATTTTGGAGGTCTCATCGTCGGCATGCTTGTCTGGCATTATGTTTATCGCCGTGAAATGGATCATTTTTGTCGATCGCGCTATTCGCCCGTTGTAGACGTCGGATTGTAAGCAACTGCAATCGTCAGATTAGTCAAATATCTTtgtaggaagggagaagatgttaTAAGAATGGTGCAGGCACGGATTGTATCCAGGACACATGGTCTGTAAGGCTTGGGACAACATAatggaacacacacacacacaacgcaAAGGTGATAGGAACCTGTTTGACCCTGGTTGGAAAATTTCCCAAAACCTATATATAATCCGAAAAGCAAATGATGCAAAAGTCACCACATTTTCCTAGTACGAGGCCGCTGTTGCGGACTTTTTGTAAGGTGAGGTAAGAACAATTTTACTATTTGTGTACTGTCTCTTTATAAAAATTCAGAACTCCTAAATATTGCCTGAATTTACTAGGCGATCTTACCACTGTCCTCAGTAGTTCAGCTCTTGTGTTTCTGAAACTGAAACACTCCTCATCACCATTTTGCATGTCTGAAACAGAGACATCCTAGCAGCAGCTGTGTTTGAAAGTTTCAATCTTTAtttttgattttgtttttttttttcctgaaaTGTTTTGCATTCTGTGGAGATCAGAGAGCACAGCCAGTTTATGTGTCAGAATATAAATGGAGACAAAGGAAAAGTGTTGGTTTGCTGCTGCATTATTGTCCCTCCCGGTGCCAAGAGGCAGAAGCAGGAGAGCCGCCGTGTCGCCGTGTCTTCTCCACCGCAGGTGAGGTGATAACCCAAGCAGTGGCCATTCATCCGCCTCTCCTCTCTTATCTCCACCCGAAATTCGCACCAGATTTCTTTTCCCGGTGCCAAAGAAATTGTCGAGGAACGAGAGGATGCCGTCTCGTTTCCACATTATCCGCAGTTGATTAATCTGCGCACGCCGAGCAACGCGACAAGGGAATCAATCGCCCTGCCATTACAGTACAAATTCCCACCTGCTCCCCTGTTCCTGGGTTCCCTTCTTCTCCACATCACCCCATTGCTCTGCCCCCACATCCATCCCCTTTGCCCTACCCTCTGCGGGATCCGTGACGGGAGACGGGATGGGGAGGAAGGGGCTGGACTACGAGGACCTCAACGAGAACGTCAAGAAGGTGCAGTACGCCGTGCGCGGGGAGCTCTACCTCCGCGCGTCCGAGCTCCAGAAGGAGGGCAAGAGGATCATCTTCACCAACGTCGGAAACCCGCACGCACTCGGCCAGAAGCCACTCACCTTCCCCCGCCAGGTATTCTCCACCCCTCTTTTTAGggctgaaagaaagaaagaaaatttgGTGGTGTGAGTCTACTTATCCGTGATGTGCTGTGCTGTGCTTGTTGCAGGTTGTGGCGCTCTGCCAGGCCCCATTCCTGCTCGATGATCCCAACGTCGGCCTCATCTTCCCCGCCGATGCCATCGCGCGGGCCAAGCACTACCTTGCCATGGCACCCGGTGGATTAGGTAACATATTCTGTTCCTGCCAAATCTCTGTTTCTTTTAAGTTTCAAGGTTTAATTCGTGCACAAAATAAATTGCGTTCCAGTTCAGCCATTTTGCTCCATATACAAGTGGATAACACATGCAAAGTTattgaattttaatatcttagaacaaaaaaaaaatccactatATGATTGTGTGGTATAATTGTGTAGTCTTACAGACTTATGACTCTTGTCACCGACACAGCTTGTAATTCATCTGATCAGGTGCTTACAGTGACTCCCGGGGTATCCCTGGAGTTAGGAAGGAAGTCGCTGAGTTCATCCAGAGGCGTGACGGGTATCCGAGGTCAGATTGAACAACACTATCAGACCCAATTGTGCATCATGGTTTCTCTGGTTATCCTCACGCTTTATTGTATTGGTCTACTTATTGCAGTGATCCAGAGCTTATTTACCTGACAGATGGTGCCAGCAAAGGTGTGATGCAAATGCTCAACGCCATTATCAGAAACAATAGGGATGGGGTACGGTTATCCTTCAAAAGTCGTATCTTTGCCCCAAATTATATGCTACTTTCTGCTGAAGAGTAAACCCAATGTGATATGTATCTTTCATTGCAGATTTTGGTCCCTGTTCCACAATACCCGCTTTATTCTGCTGCCATTTCCCTCTTTGGTGGTTCTCTCGTCCCATATTATTTGGACGAAGAGGCTAACTGGGGACTTGATCTTGTCAATACCCGGCAATCAGTGGCAGCAGCACGGTCAAACGGAATCACTGTAAGTGTTCTCCTGATAATTTAGTGGTTACCATGTTTATCACATACTGTGTTCCATTTTTCTTGCACTAGTAAGTATTTTATTAGAGAGTCGCCATACTCATTAACGGTGCTAGTTGTAACCAGTTAGTGGGATACATATTGTTTTTGGAACAGGTAGATAGCTAACCTTGTCTTCGCTGCAATCAGACCCTCGCCTGCTAACTCTTGGGTAGAAAAACTAGTACTTTTATAGCTTGAGGAAACGACACTTTCCTGCAGATCACCTAACATGCAGAAAAACGTTTTGcttgaattttctttttttttatatcGTTGTAGTCATGCTGCTACTAGAAAATTCTTATTCATGTATACTCTTTCTGATTAGCTCATATGTTTTCCCTGCAATTTAGATTCGAGCAATGGTGATAATCAACCCAGGAAACCCAACTGGCCAATGCTTAAGTGAAGCAAATTTAAGGGAAATTCTGAACTTTTGCTATCAGGAAAATTTGGTTCTGCTTGCAGATGAAGTTTATCAGCAGAACGTTTATCAAGATGAACGTCCGTTTATAAGTTCAAGAAAGGTACCATTGTTTGACAATTCTAAAAATCCAGTTACCACACTATGTTGCCCTTAAGTAGCGCATACTGGCAAGTGGCAACTACTTGCTTCTTCACGCTGAAAAGCTCTTACATGAGAGTCTCTATTGTGTTAAGCTGAAAGATATCTGGATATTTCCCTCAGATAGCAACTGTGCTAATAATGCACCTTCTCAACTTGTTATAGGTTTTGTTTGACATGGGTGGTCCAATAAGCAGGGAAGTTCAGTTGGTTTCTTTCCATACTGTGTCCAAAGGTTACTGGGGAGAGTGTGGACAACGTGGCGGGTACTTTGAAATGACAAACATTCCTCCCAAGGTATCAAGTCACTCTAGAATTTATGGTTTATACTCAAAAAGATTGATTTTGAAGAAGCCACTTGTTATGTAAGAGGAATGCAGCTATACATAAATTCTAAATGCAGATATAAATAAGATGTTGCATTATTCATTCGTAatgcaaaaggaaaaaaaaagtgcaACATAATTTCCTGGCCTTGCTGTTCTATGTTGACTTTCTTTGGTCAACAGTTCAGTTCTGTATATTACTGCAGGGTGCAATATAATCTAGTAACCATCCTATACTGACTAGGTTGTTGTAATTACATGTGCTGCACTAAGATATTCCTTACAGTATGTTCAGTAGTGTGTTGCTTGTGTATCTCCCACAAATTGTAGGGAAATGAACAATGCATTTTGGAGCTACCATGTATGCCCCCATGACATTCATTTACTGCTGCTAGCTTTGTCCAATTTCAAAGCTGTAGAAAAAATGTATACCAAAATCTGCAAGCCCTTTATAGTTGAGGTTAAACCTTCAAATAGCAGCAATCACCTAAATAGCTTGGCAGTACACCCTATTGTGCAAAATCTTACTCTAAAGTTTGGATGGTAGCACATCCTTCCGTTTCTAAATATCTTAGGTATAATCTAATTGCTCTTCTGATTTGATCTGACAGACAGTCGATGAGATCTACAAGGTTGCTTCGATTGCGCTGAGTCCAAATGTTCCTGGTCAGATATTCGTAAGTGAAACAGAGTTCAAATTCTTAATGAATGCAAATCTTGTTGTCTGTCTTTTCGTGTGGTAATGAGCATACACTAGTTTATGTGTAACCTACGATGCATTTGCACATAGGGGAGTTCCTGAAATAGTTAGTTCTTTCTATGCTAATTTGTTGCAGTTATGCTTTTTTGGTTTTGCAAAGTTATACACTAGTTTTGAATCTGTCATCTACAGATGGGGCTAATGATGAGCCCTCCTAAACCTGGAGATATCTCATACCCGAAGTTTGCTACTGAAAGGTTAAACATACC includes these proteins:
- the LOC124673839 gene encoding glutamate--glyoxylate aminotransferase 1, giving the protein MGRKGLDYEDLNENVKKVQYAVRGELYLRASELQKEGKRIIFTNVGNPHALGQKPLTFPRQVVALCQAPFLLDDPNVGLIFPADAIARAKHYLAMAPGGLGAYSDSRGIPGVRKEVAEFIQRRDGYPSDPELIYLTDGASKGVMQMLNAIIRNNRDGILVPVPQYPLYSAAISLFGGSLVPYYLDEEANWGLDLVNTRQSVAAARSNGITIRAMVIINPGNPTGQCLSEANLREILNFCYQENLVLLADEVYQQNVYQDERPFISSRKVLFDMGGPISREVQLVSFHTVSKGYWGECGQRGGYFEMTNIPPKTVDEIYKVASIALSPNVPGQIFMGLMMSPPKPGDISYPKFATESKSILDSLRRRAQIMTDGFNSCRNVVCNFTEGAMYSFPQIRLPQRAMDTARSAGKEPDVFYCLKLLEATGISTVPGSGFGQKEGVFHLRTTILPAEEDMPAIMSSFKKFNDSFMEQYQDYSKL
- the LOC124679347 gene encoding protein C2-DOMAIN ABA-RELATED 3-like; the protein is MDGLVGILKVRVVRGINLAYRDARGSDPYVVLRLGKQKVKTSVKKRSVNPIWHEDLSLSITNPNAPIKLAVFDKDTFSKDDPMGDAEIEVEPLVEFLHMATEDMRNGTVMRSIRPSSRNCLAEESKVCWKNGRFVQDVILRLKNVESGEIQLQLQWVSMPGRK